The sequence TTGATGGCGTCCGCGATTTTGGAATCGAGAATTTCAATCAACTGAATCGAAATCGAAACAATTTCCAACCCGAATTTATCTTTGCTTATGTCGGTCTTTTTATTCAGATATTCGTAAATTTTTTCGCCGCTCAATTCCTCGATTTCAAACTTTTCGGTGAATTCCCTCACCAAACTTTCAATCAGAATTTCGAGTTCTTTCGTGGCTTTTTCGACGGCTTTAGTGTTCCATCCTCCGGCTTTAATCAATTTATGAATATTGTCGAGAGAGAGCGCTACGCTCAGCGTCATTTTAATTTTTATATCGAGATTTCCTTTGGCAGTCGAATCGATATTTAATTGAACCGAATGGATCGTTCTGGGAAGCACCAGGCTCAAATGACGCGGATAGAACCTTCCCTTTCTGAGTATGATTTTTCCGTCCGACTCGTATAATACCAGCTGGTCGGGTTTCCGCAATCTGAATTCATAAAGCAGAAACAGGATTATCAATACGACTATTATAGCTATTGCTGACCACATGTTTTTAACTCCCGATAATTCTGAAAAACTTAAGCTGTTTTTTATTTTGTTATTATCCTTATCCGATTTTTAACCGGCGTACACATAACTCAAATAATGGATCCGCAAGAAGGTAAACAGACATAAAATCGCTGTTTAATGTAATATTTTTTTTGTAATTATGTAAGTTCCCGGACAAAAAAATTTTTTGCATTATTGGCTTTTAAACTCAAAAAGTAAGCTTAAACGCTTTTGTTGTAGTCTATTACGAAATATTTTTTACAATTGACAAAATAATTTATACTTTGCGACACAATAAAAAAACAGATGCAGAAAATGGAAGAACGCGATTTCCCGAATTTATTTGAAGACGATATATCGCCTGAGAGACCGACGCCGACTAAAAGATTAGAACGTTCGTCATCGGACTATTTGATTACCGGCTTGTGCGGCGGGCTGGGTAAGTATTTCAATATCGATCCGTCAAAAATTCGCATTGCTTTCATGTTCTCGGTTCTGCTGGGCGGATGGGTTATCCTTTTATATTTCATAGCGTCCGTTATGCTCCCTCTGGAAAGAAGAACCTCTTCAATCATATCAGGCAAAAAAAACAACCTGGTTTTTCTAAGCGGCATACTGATGACTTCCGGTCTATATCTGTTTTTAAGCGACTTTAATCTGACTCACAAAACTTATTTCCTGCTCGACAATCGCTCTACTTTAATGGGCGGGGTTTTGATGATTACCGGAATATATGTTGTCCTCAAAAACAGACGCATACAACCCGCCGTCGAAGATAATCCGGTAAAATTATACAGGTCGCAAAAGAACAAGATTATAACGGGATTATGCGGCGGTTTGTCAGAATACATTTCCTTGGAAGTCGCCGTTATAAGAACCGTCTTTTTAATCGGCGTTTTGTTGACAGCGGGTTTATCCCTGATCCTTTATCTGCTCCTGTCGTTCTTCGTCGAAAAAGAAAAGGAAGCAAACGATTATGA comes from Melioribacter roseus P3M-2 and encodes:
- a CDS encoding SPFH domain-containing protein; this encodes MWSAIAIIVVLIILFLLYEFRLRKPDQLVLYESDGKIILRKGRFYPRHLSLVLPRTIHSVQLNIDSTAKGNLDIKIKMTLSVALSLDNIHKLIKAGGWNTKAVEKATKELEILIESLVREFTEKFEIEELSGEKIYEYLNKKTDISKDKFGLEIVSISIQLIEILDSKIADAIKQQESARILEQTEELNQKARIAAAKAKFKAEEEIALMENQLEMKKFELKNKEIEKEAEIAEKRVKEELKRKQMQLEFESKELELLKNNPELLLLTPQAARLAEASQTLKNARTVVSLSSADLPQGSELAGLFQNLLHNLTGSRKKNSEGKTE
- a CDS encoding PspC domain-containing protein; protein product: MEERDFPNLFEDDISPERPTPTKRLERSSSDYLITGLCGGLGKYFNIDPSKIRIAFMFSVLLGGWVILLYFIASVMLPLERRTSSIISGKKNNLVFLSGILMTSGLYLFLSDFNLTHKTYFLLDNRSTLMGGVLMITGIYVVLKNRRIQPAVEDNPVKLYRSQKNKIITGLCGGLSEYISLEVAVIRTVFLIGVLLTAGLSLILYLLLSFFVEKEKEANDYES